Proteins encoded by one window of Halobacteriovorax sp. GB3:
- a CDS encoding gamma-glutamyl-gamma-aminobutyrate hydrolase family protein (Members of this family of hydrolases with an active site Cys residue belong to MEROPS family C26.) — MMKFYSLFLIFIFTLSASASELFVWKQFSDGPKIILYREDGQSYNDAVSNYLNALNKSPHLKTLRQQRDLSQYKVDGEIQFEKGQIETLERRNWKPRFIVVINEIRELFNNPIGRRIVNVDNILSDYGAEVYTLPVVHDVHLNGASAKEYRRKIIEQFDATLVLGGADIDPYLYGENNTFSKGLVRKRDLSELKFVRSFIQAKRGMSFGICRGHQMCAVANGKKLTQDIQIEKNADHIHLKGEHLIEIKENSELSRLFDKKEIKVNSLHHQEVDVLENDDFYRISGVSYDNWPIVEALEFRNNLGMTIQFHPELMPDEIGTSIMRRFVELAQKQKNARSNCFELINEYFNN; from the coding sequence ATGATGAAATTTTATTCTCTCTTTCTTATATTTATTTTCACTCTCAGTGCGAGTGCATCTGAACTCTTTGTTTGGAAGCAATTTTCTGATGGCCCTAAAATTATTCTCTATAGAGAAGATGGGCAAAGTTATAATGATGCCGTATCAAATTATTTAAACGCACTAAATAAGAGTCCTCATTTAAAAACTCTACGCCAACAAAGAGATTTATCTCAATACAAAGTCGATGGTGAAATTCAATTTGAAAAAGGACAGATCGAAACTTTAGAGAGGAGAAATTGGAAGCCACGCTTTATCGTCGTAATCAATGAAATACGCGAACTTTTCAATAATCCTATCGGAAGACGAATCGTTAATGTTGATAACATTCTCAGTGATTATGGGGCAGAGGTTTATACGCTCCCTGTCGTTCATGATGTTCATTTGAATGGAGCTAGTGCAAAAGAGTATCGAAGAAAAATTATCGAACAATTTGATGCAACACTTGTGTTAGGTGGAGCCGATATTGATCCTTATCTTTATGGCGAGAATAATACTTTTTCAAAGGGCCTCGTTCGAAAAAGAGATCTTAGTGAATTGAAGTTTGTCAGAAGCTTTATTCAAGCAAAGCGCGGAATGAGTTTTGGCATATGTCGTGGTCATCAGATGTGTGCAGTGGCCAATGGAAAAAAACTTACTCAAGATATTCAAATCGAAAAAAATGCTGATCACATCCATTTAAAAGGCGAGCACCTTATAGAAATAAAAGAGAACTCAGAACTTTCTCGCCTATTTGATAAAAAAGAAATTAAAGTAAACTCTCTTCATCACCAAGAGGTCGATGTTCTTGAAAATGATGACTTCTATCGTATAAGTGGAGTTAGTTATGATAATTGGCCTATTGTCGAGGCGCTAGAATTTAGAAATAATCTAGGGATGACAATACAATTTCACCCGGAGCTGATGCCTGACGAAATTGGAACTTCTATCATGAGAAGATTTGTCGAGTTAGCTCAAAAACAAAAAAATGCAAGATCTAATTGTTTTGAGCTAATCAACGAATATTTTAATAATTAA